TATATTGCATGAACAGTTTGCGTACCGTATGGGCAAAATTCCCTTCAAAGGCCATAAATCCACTATCGGCATCCATACCTTCACTCACCATTAATTCGGGAGAAGTGAAACAATCCATCGCTAAATGGGATTGCAAGCGACGCGCCAAAGCGATGCCTCCTTCTGTCAGGCAAAACAAGGCATATTCTTTGTTAGGGGGTATTAAGTCAGGCGCTACGGTATTCATGGCTGAACCCCGCATCGTACAGTTTCGAATAGTGGTACTCTTCTCCAAGGAAGGCACCTACCAGAATTAAGGCCGTTTTACGAATACCGGCGCGGCGTATTTGGTTAGTAATCGTCGCCAATGTCCCCCGCACAATCTGGCAATCCGGCCAGGTTGCCTTGTACACCACGGCAACAGGGGTTTCCTGCCCATATCCTCCCTGAATTAACCGATCCACAACCTCTGTCATGTTCTGCACTGAAAGGAAGATGGCCATCGATGTTTGGTGAGCGGCGAAGCCTTCTAGTGTTTCCCGTGGCGGCATTGGCGTTTTGCCTTCCATACGGGTGATAATCAAACTTTGCGCGACTTCGGGTACGGTATACTCCACGCCCAATTGTGCCGCAGCGCCAAGAAACGAACTCACCCCAGGCACCGAGACAAAACCAATGGCGTGATTTGCCAATTCTTCCGTTTGTTCACGCAGGGAGCCAAACAGTGATAAATCTCCCGTTTGCAGACGAACCACCAACTTACCCGCTTTCACGCCGTTCACCATCAATTCCGTGATTTCCGATAACGTCAATCCCGCGCTGTCATGGCATTCGACATCTATACGGCAATAATCCAGTAACTCCCGATTAATCAACGAACCGGCATAAATCACCACTTGAGCCTGCTGCAACAATTGATAGCCTTTCAGAGTAATCAGGCTCTTATCCCCTGGCCCCGCACCAACAAACCAGACTTTTTCAGTCTCAAAACGGGTGTTATTCCTGTGTTCAGAATCGTTAGGCATTATCCTGCTCCTTTTGCTCTGCCTCTTTCCGGCAGGACAGTAAATAAGTGGGATTATTGGGTTTAAAATAATGTCCTTGCCCTAGTGCCGTCAGCTCTCCCACCTGAATTTCACGTCCATCAAGCGCGGTCACCCGACAGGATTTCAGGTGCGATAATGCTTGCGTGAAGTTTTCCAGCAGGATAAACGTCATCACCAGTCGTCCACCTGAATTCAGGTGCAACAATGCCCAATCAATGATTGCTGTCAGATGTCCACCGGTTCCGCCAATGAAAATAGCATCCGCAGTACTGTCTAAGGGTATAGGGGCAATACCAGCCTGAATGAGCACCTTATGGCAGCCAAAATGTTGAACATTTTCAGCAAGCAGTAACAAAGCATCTTCTTTACGTTCAATGGCAAGAATATCCAATGCGGAATAGCGCAATGCCGCTTCAATACTGACGCTGCCCGTTCCAGCACCAACATCGATAAAACGGCGGGCTTTTTCCAGTTCCAACCGTTCCAACACCAGTGCCCTTACCGCTTCTTTGGTCATTGGAATGCGATGACCGCGCAAAAACAGTTCATCTTTCATTTAGGATCACCACCACATTCAGGCCATAATCAATGTCGCCGCGTTGCGCGACCTGTTCCGCGGGCAAACAAATAATTCGCTCATGTTCATGAGATAAATTTTTACCAATCACCATGCGCCGCTGCTGCCCGCGCGCCAGAATCGCTTGCGCAATCTGGTAAGGACCAATAATGCCATCCGTTACCATCGCGATTTTTTCGTGTTGCAGCAGCCAATCAAAATC
The sequence above is drawn from the Xenorhabdus ishibashii genome and encodes:
- a CDS encoding cobalt-precorrin-4 methyltransferase, translating into MPNDSEHRNNTRFETEKVWFVGAGPGDKSLITLKGYQLLQQAQVVIYAGSLINRELLDYCRIDVECHDSAGLTLSEITELMVNGVKAGKLVVRLQTGDLSLFGSLREQTEELANHAIGFVSVPGVSSFLGAAAQLGVEYTVPEVAQSLIITRMEGKTPMPPRETLEGFAAHQTSMAIFLSVQNMTEVVDRLIQGGYGQETPVAVVYKATWPDCQIVRGTLATITNQIRRAGIRKTALILVGAFLGEEYHYSKLYDAGFSHEYRSA
- a CDS encoding decarboxylating cobalt-precorrin-6B (C(15))-methyltransferase; the protein is MKDELFLRGHRIPMTKEAVRALVLERLELEKARRFIDVGAGTGSVSIEAALRYSALDILAIERKEDALLLLAENVQHFGCHKVLIQAGIAPIPLDSTADAIFIGGTGGHLTAIIDWALLHLNSGGRLVMTFILLENFTQALSHLKSCRVTALDGREIQVGELTALGQGHYFKPNNPTYLLSCRKEAEQKEQDNA